A genomic window from Terriglobia bacterium includes:
- a CDS encoding TonB-dependent receptor, translating to MAKASVTIVNTATGFTRTVQSSDAGEYFIPALPAGDYSVSVEFTGFRKQTKNITLQVGQTAELDFSLSPGEVAQKVEVEATSELAEPTRTQVSTVITERQIVNLPVNGREFINFALLSPAVTIGDTTAGNTDVIVEPVTKLSFAGQNIHYNFIAVDGADDISTASGIQRGTPPQESVREFRVINSDYSAEFGRAVGGIVNIITRSGTNDWHGTLYEYFRNNKMDAVNLLQATGAHVLRQNQFGAAIGGPVQKDKTFLYANYEGQRRGESPFYNSAVLANIDAINLVKTTVYGLPAEPVLGSVLRTNDSDNGFARLDHSFGEKHNLYVRYFVNEGRLLNQSPLNDGFDLPSAYKNSFYRDQSLAGSLASVFTPKLVNELRVQFARRSFDFPTVTTQPHLEVSNIFAVGVNRGNPDFYRESRFEVVDNVTRTMDKHTLSFGGNYNWVRTVESFPLFYPFEADFPNIDAFLGNDGAVTGCTPGVIAAGCQHPNVIFFERFDAASNYTEPTINTSVYQGTSFAPAIRNQAEGSLDHTYDGLYLQDKWRATSKLTLNGGIRWEWETWPSNVLNTQWKNFDPRVGMAYNLGTKRNVVLRGGFGLFHGMIPSPLLACQRPSCGGTLGKYPNRPFENSLDAATRLFAFASAPDITAYGLTQMLTTGTYPDAVPFPDVCFPGETTLAQCAFFGDATVVRFIQDHKNPYGIQASLAIEFEPLPDTSVSISGLHVRGVHLGSFYNVNQPDPTGTMTLHDSQGNTGEKNIYCSFAPACPFTPGARDPRWGIYFEATSRWDSIYDGLLVNVNKRLSHNFAYGASYTWSKSIDDGPNPSFVLIPQDSQNFRAERALSSDDVRQRLVLNGTVSTPKSWGMAGRDFLLSTIVTIQSPMRFTKFAGFDANGDIFGNNDRVGIEPRNTFAGDNFRTVDLRISRSFVFKEKKSVELMFEAFNLANTLNVRFFNTVYGASDFCPVNPTAFGCAGPTPYPEGSPNQFYGTPRAVNNPRQLQLAVKFSF from the coding sequence GTGGCCAAGGCTTCGGTTACCATCGTCAACACGGCGACGGGGTTTACGCGCACCGTTCAGAGTTCGGACGCTGGTGAATACTTTATCCCGGCGCTGCCGGCCGGCGACTACAGCGTCAGCGTCGAGTTCACGGGCTTTCGCAAGCAGACCAAGAACATCACGCTGCAGGTGGGGCAGACGGCGGAGCTGGACTTCAGCCTGTCGCCCGGAGAAGTAGCGCAGAAGGTCGAGGTGGAAGCGACCTCGGAACTGGCGGAGCCCACGCGCACGCAGGTGAGCACGGTGATCACCGAGCGGCAGATCGTGAACCTGCCGGTGAACGGCCGCGAATTCATCAACTTCGCGCTGCTCTCCCCGGCCGTGACCATCGGGGACACCACCGCCGGGAATACCGACGTGATCGTGGAGCCGGTGACCAAGCTGTCCTTCGCGGGGCAGAACATCCACTACAACTTCATCGCCGTGGACGGCGCGGACGACATCTCGACGGCGTCGGGAATCCAGCGCGGCACGCCGCCGCAGGAGTCGGTGCGCGAATTCCGCGTGATCAACTCGGATTATTCGGCGGAGTTCGGGCGGGCCGTGGGCGGCATCGTGAACATCATCACGCGCAGCGGCACCAACGACTGGCACGGCACACTGTACGAATATTTCCGCAACAACAAGATGGACGCCGTCAACCTGCTGCAGGCGACGGGCGCGCACGTGCTGCGGCAGAACCAGTTCGGCGCGGCCATCGGCGGGCCGGTGCAGAAGGACAAGACGTTCCTGTACGCCAACTACGAAGGGCAGCGGCGCGGGGAATCGCCGTTCTACAACTCGGCGGTGCTGGCGAATATTGATGCCATCAACCTGGTGAAGACGACGGTGTATGGCCTGCCGGCGGAACCGGTGCTGGGCAGCGTCCTGCGCACCAACGACAGCGACAACGGTTTCGCCCGGCTGGACCACAGCTTCGGCGAGAAGCACAACCTGTACGTGCGTTACTTCGTGAACGAGGGACGGCTGCTCAACCAGTCGCCGCTCAACGACGGGTTCGACCTGCCGTCGGCCTACAAGAACAGCTTTTACCGCGACCAGTCGCTGGCCGGAAGCCTGGCCTCGGTCTTCACGCCGAAGCTGGTGAACGAGCTGCGCGTGCAGTTTGCGCGGCGCTCGTTCGACTTCCCGACGGTCACCACGCAGCCGCACCTGGAAGTTTCCAATATCTTTGCGGTAGGCGTGAACCGCGGCAACCCGGATTTTTACCGGGAGTCGCGGTTCGAGGTCGTGGATAACGTCACGCGCACCATGGATAAGCACACGCTTTCCTTCGGCGGAAATTACAACTGGGTGCGCACGGTGGAATCCTTCCCGCTGTTCTATCCCTTCGAGGCCGATTTTCCGAATATCGACGCTTTCCTCGGCAACGACGGGGCCGTCACCGGATGCACGCCCGGCGTGATCGCGGCGGGCTGCCAGCATCCCAACGTGATTTTCTTCGAGCGCTTTGACGCGGCGTCCAACTACACCGAGCCGACAATCAACACTTCGGTGTATCAGGGCACGTCATTTGCGCCGGCGATCCGCAACCAGGCGGAGGGCTCGCTGGACCACACCTACGACGGTCTTTACCTGCAGGACAAGTGGCGGGCCACGAGCAAACTGACGCTGAACGGCGGCATCCGCTGGGAGTGGGAGACCTGGCCTTCGAACGTGCTGAACACGCAGTGGAAGAACTTCGATCCGCGCGTGGGCATGGCCTACAACCTGGGCACGAAGCGCAACGTGGTGCTGCGCGGAGGCTTTGGTCTGTTCCACGGCATGATTCCCTCGCCACTGCTGGCCTGCCAGCGGCCGTCGTGCGGCGGGACGCTGGGGAAGTATCCGAATCGTCCGTTTGAGAATTCGCTGGACGCGGCGACGCGACTGTTCGCCTTTGCCAGCGCACCGGACATCACGGCTTACGGCCTCACACAGATGCTGACGACCGGCACATATCCTGACGCGGTGCCCTTCCCGGACGTTTGCTTCCCGGGGGAAACGACGCTGGCGCAGTGCGCGTTCTTCGGCGATGCCACGGTCGTGCGCTTCATACAGGATCACAAGAACCCCTACGGCATCCAGGCCAGCCTGGCGATCGAGTTCGAACCGCTGCCGGATACTTCGGTCAGCATCAGCGGGCTCCATGTGCGCGGCGTGCATCTCGGCAGCTTTTACAACGTCAACCAGCCGGATCCGACGGGCACCATGACGCTGCATGACTCGCAGGGAAATACGGGCGAGAAGAACATCTACTGCAGCTTTGCTCCGGCCTGCCCCTTCACTCCAGGGGCGCGGGATCCACGCTGGGGGATCTATTTCGAGGCGACCTCGCGGTGGGATTCGATTTACGACGGGTTGCTGGTTAACGTGAACAAGCGGCTGAGTCACAACTTTGCTTACGGAGCCAGCTATACTTGGTCCAAGAGCATCGACGACGGGCCGAACCCGAGCTTCGTGCTCATCCCGCAGGACAGCCAGAACTTCCGGGCCGAGCGCGCCCTCTCGAGCGACGACGTGCGGCAGCGGCTGGTGCTGAACGGCACGGTCTCCACGCCCAAGAGCTGGGGCATGGCCGGGCGCGACTTCCTGCTCAGCACCATCGTGACGATCCAGTCGCCGATGCGCTTCACGAAGTTCGCGGGCTTTGACGCCAACGGGGACATCTTCGGCAACAACGACCGCGTGGGCATCGAGCCGCGCAATACCTTCGCCGGGGATAATTTCCGCACGGTGGATTTGCGCATCTCCCGGTCGTTTGTCTTTAAGGAAAAGAAGAGCGTGGAACTGATGTTTGAAGCGTTTAACCTGGCCAACACGCTGAATGTCCGCTTCTTCAACACCGTGTATGGGGCGTCGGACTTCTGCCCGGTCAATCCGACGGCGTTCGGATGCGCCGGGCCGACCCCCTATCCGGAAGGTTCGCCGAACCAGTTCTACGGCACGCCGCGCGCGGTAAACAACCCGCGGCAACTGCAGCTGGCGGTGAAGTTCAGCTTCTAA